ttttctccggattggcctcgatcccgcgccctgataccatgaagcccaggaacttccccgaggttaccccgaaggcgcatttggttgggttcagcttcattctatactttcgaagagcgccaaaggtttcttcgaggtcggtgacatgattcccggaagacctgcttttcacgagcatatcgtccacataaacttccatatttcggccgatctgctccttgaagattttgttcaccagtcgttgataggttgcccccgcgttcttgaggccgaacggcataaccctgtagcagtaaaggccgcgattagtgataaaagcagtcttttcttcgtcttccgatgccatcctaatctggttatagccggagaatgcgtccataaaagtgagaagctcgtggcccgaggtagcatccaccagttggtcgatcctggaaagggggtagctgtcctttggacaagccttgttcagctttttgaaatcgatacacatcctccacttgccgtttgctttcttaaccaagacaacattggagatccattccggatagttgacctccttgatgaatccggccttgagaagtttatccacttcctcggctattgccttctgcctctccggggcgtgactccggattttttcttttgttggccggtgtttagggtcgaccgccagatgatgttccatgacttctgtgtcaatccccggcatatccgccgggacccatgcgaaaacgtctgcattccttcggaggaaatccacgagatgcgtccgcacctccttttccaggttggagccaattaacaccacatgctccgcattcccatcattcaaaggaattggtattaggtcctcgatcgggccgcccctctcttcagtgaggtcgtcgcgcgcatccaacccgtcgacgggacagaggtccgcttgatcgcttctttgcagggtaatattgtagcagtgcctggccagcgcttggtctccccgaacttctccaatccccttgtcagtgggaacttcaatttcaaatggtaggttgaaacaacggctttgagggcattgaggccgggtcggccaagaattgcgttgtaggcagatggcgcctttaccaccagaaaattcaccagggctctggactgctttggatgctgacccgcggtcacagttagagctatcgttccttccgtcggaacggagtcaccagtaaaccctatcaagggggagcacatcggccttagatgaccgccaagagcggccattctcgaaaaggcactgtagaataagatgtcggccgaacttccgttgtcgacgagaatgcgacggacatcataatctgctatattcaaagaaactacgaccgcgtcgttatgagggaattggactccctgggcatcttcttcagtgaaggctatgggttcttcaactttttgccgcttgaggggtgcagctgatgtgataattgcctcctgccgggattcccccgagatgacgttgacggaatctggcgaagactggtcatccggccatcctttatcagcaaccatagctggaggtagttgtgcagaaacctcgcgagagggcatcggatggggaaaagaggatgggatgccggaaaagatggccggaagtggatccgttgagcgctccttcaagaacaagggtgctgcgaagacacacgcccttcctctagcgccaatcctgttggtgcaaaaatccgcctgcgccggagaagctggagttgaggaagccgcggtcgccgccgggacctgcaagggaagtctaaaccggaggtggggttgctccggcaagaccctccgacgctcaagtcagttctctgcctcaacaagaatggagtgctcgaacggagagtttagcagagttttaggataaggcaaaagagcttaaagaataacgtatctgagtcccccttttataggcgggggaggcaacggactgatggcgacgtttgtaaccgcctggtagtgggccgcccatggtcagggaaattgattgcgaaagataatggagcagacacgtggccatcatcatagcccgctgcaggtagtggagcggcgtccgttgccgctagttgtcagcgagtagtgggatcgtgcagcacctgccgcagggagcggagcagcatcatagctgtcgacacagcatgtcagagagtagtgggatcgtgcagcacctgccgtaggaagcggagcagcatcatagctgtcgatacagcctgtcagagggtagtgggatcgtgcagcacctgtcgcagggggaggtggagccgcgcggaatccactACAAGAAGTGGAATAGGatcttggcagttattgttatctgccaagggacgcggatctgtcgatcaaggctcggcagcggtcggagttcggcctttgcaggagtccgggaggaatcCCCCcttggttgaggtcgtgggtggggttCGGCTCCAGCGGCTGatgctgaggtcggagactgaggtcggagcttggctcccgtaggagtccgggtgaaaccctCTCAGAACTGAAGTTGCaggcggggcctggctcccgtaggaatccggacggagtcgtcctgctgccgatggaggagcccggctcccgtaggagtccgggcggagccgtgctgatgtcgaattcgtctgaagcccgactcccgtaggagtccgagcggagccgtactgctgttgaaggaggagcccggctcccgtaggagtccgggcgaagccgtactactgttgaaggaggagcccggctcccgtaggagtccgggcggagccgtgctgatgttgaaggaggagcccggctcccgtaggagtccggacggagccgtactgctgttggaggaggagcccggctcccgtaggagtccgggcggagccgtgttgatgtcgaattcgtctggagcccggctcccgtaggagtccgggcggagccgtactgctgttgaaggaggagtccggctcccgtaggagtccggacggagccgtactgctgttggaggaggagcccggctcccgtaggagtccggacggagccgtgctgatgtcaaATTCGtctgaagcccggctcccgtaggagtccgggcggaaccgtactgttgttgaaggaggagcccggctcccgtaggagtccgggcggagccgtactgttgttgaaggaggagccctgctcccgtaggagtccgggcggagccgtactgctgttggaggaggagcccggctccagtaggagtgcgggtattttatacccaacaataatcaTTATATTTCAGTGATTGTTTAATattatagaattaaaaattatttttttgataagtaTTGTAGTGTGACCCATAACGGTTTTGGTGGGGACCGTTATAACGTGATCGTGCGTCATTTTCAAACAATAGTCTACCTGAAGCAATCTGGGTCCGAGAGAAGGGCGTAAAACCAGGAAGGAAAGATAAGGAGGCGGCGATGGTGTCGACCGAGTCGGTGGTTGGAGCGCAGCGGTGCCGTTCTAGAGGGCGGCGGGCATGAGGTACATAACCCAATCCTGGGCATGCATTGTGTGGAGATTCACCGCGCTAGCAATGTAATACGCCAATATAAATCCAATTTATCCTGTCTTATCCTGGAACTAGATATAGTATCAACTTCTCAAATGAGAACAGCATGTTTCATTACGGCAACACCTGAAGCCAGACAAACTGTGACGATCTTCCTGAAATCCCACCTTTAATGGTGCCAAGAAACTTCCCCACCCAAACTCATTCTATTCCTAGTAGAATCCCACTATAGCCATGCAAGCCCCAACGCCACACCCAACAAACACATCCCCTCGATATGGTAATAGAGCAAAATGAAGGACATGCCTGATCCACCACCTTACAAAGTTGATGCTAACTTCTGCCACTAGTGGAACTGCGGATATATGAGTTCCAGCGTTCTAGGCGAAGGGAGCCCGTTCATAGCATTGGGAAGAAGAACGTAAGCAATGCAATCTTATCCAAGAGATTTTTTAGTTGGTTGTACTGATGAGGATGGAAGGATACGGGGATATTTTTCGGGTGAATGATGCTTTTGCAGATGGAACCTTCTTTAAGAGAGCTTTCCAGTTGGGAATGTTGGGGCAGTGAGTGCACACTCCGCCGCTCTATAAGAATGTCTGTGCTGATCGAAAGTCCTAAAATGAAGAGGATGAGCTATCTACGGTGATGTTGTTTCAGAAGGATAAGTTTCCATCCAACAATTTTTAATGATATGCACTTGCGGCCCTGCCCTTTACACCAATGACGGGATTGGGATTCAAATAATAATATGGAAGCAGGTGGTATTTGCCATTGTGATTTAGATgtgtttagctgcatcttatctTATCAGTTTCTCTGCTATTTGAGGCTTGTGGATGAAATGTGCTCAGCCGCACTTTGCGGGTGCTTTGGATGACTTCTGTTTCATTTTATGAGCGCGTCTTTAGTCATGCTTAAGAAGGAGTGCTTTTGATGACTTTCGCTTCATTTAGAATTAGTCATGATATTcatgatccaaattttatttatttaagttGCATTATATCCTTTAAATGTTGGACCATGATAATTCAAATTGTGTCCCATGATAGAAGTTCTCCTGAAGTGTCTGGAGAGACCAGAAGCCAAATATTTAGGAGTTGCTTGGAAGACTGATTGCACAGGGCAGGGGAGCAAAATAGACCTGATCCGAGTGCCATTTCAACTATATAAAAGCTGACGTGGGTTCAGCAACGCATAGGCAAAAGGATTGAACCAGCAGCAGCAAAATCAGGGCTCAATAACAGTTAGGAAACACAGGCGGTATCACACAGATATGTGCCATAAACATCCACATAGCGAAATAGAAACCTGAAGTAGAAGCAAACGAATGTATCAAGAGCTGAATTACTTGCCTCATAAACAAAaaggggaggaaaaaaaaaaaaaggcaaattgACCTCGGATGAACTGTCATCAACCCTGAAGGGAACTTCAATTCGGCCTTGGAGTAGCCCACTCGACTCTGAGAATAAGATTATCATAACCATATCCATTGAGTTTGTTGATAGCTCTTTCAGCATCTTCCCTGTGAATGAAATTGACAAAACCGAAGCCCCGACTGACTCCAGTTTTCTGATCAACAGCAACATATACACGACTAACTGGACCGAAGGCACGAAAGAGCTCCAGAAGGTCAGGTTCGCGGGTATCCTCTGAAAGGTTGGTAACTCGGACTGAGTTCTCATCACGGCGTTTCATCTCCACCCCACTTCTATCGCCACCTCTCATGCCAGGGGGCACATATGTCCCCTTGCTAGTCCCAGATGCTGAAGCAGCATTCTCTGGCCCCAGGGACTTGTCAATGAAGCCGTCGGTCTGGGGCGCAAGATCCTTGTATGGGCACTTTGATGTCCAGTGATCACCCTTCTTACCACAAGTCCTGCATACCATGAGAACAGCACCTGCCTTTCCAGCTGCAGCCAGCACGTCCCCAGCTATGTTTGTTTCTTCTGCTTTGCTACCTGCACTTAAGTTATATTCTATCCCCaattatctcatataaataagatGGAAACAAAAAGAATCATTCTTCAGTTTCTTTTAGGagcaaaaaaaaagtaaagtGGGGAGAAGATACAAAACAAAATTAATCAATCAAATTTGGTCTTAGCAGATATTACGTTCAAAAAGGGAATTTTCTCAAGCAGTTTATAAAACAATCTGCTCAAACAAGGAAATGTGGCATGGAGTTGTTTCTGATTCCATGCACCTGATTCTGAGACATCAACCTCAACATTCTCAGCTCTACTCTCTCAGCTTAAGTTGTGCGGGGACTCTTTGCTGCCCAAAGATTGCCATGCATACTATAGATTTGCAGAGACTCCTCCCTTCCGACATCTAGTTTATATAGCCAGTCACATTACTTATCTATAAAATTATCACTGGTGTGATTTAAAATAACATACCACAGGTGCTTCATTCCTTTATCCACCTTGGATTGATCTGACTGAACATTACATCTTTCCATCTTTTATCGAATGGACCAAGGTAGCAAAAGCAGTTTATACTAAAAATAGTCTCTCCATTCAATTACGTCCTTAACTGTTTACAATCTCGATATACTATCCCTGCTCTGTAACAAACTAGCAAAGCCTTTCTGTAACAATAGAACAATGTGCTCATGTATGTAGATTTATTAACTTATCAACATCTCAAAAGTACTCAAATGGTTGATGTTAGGCAAACCTCAAGATGTTGAATATTTCAATTAATATTGCTGCTATCATGAACCAAAAGGCATACAAAAACTAATCTCTATCACATAAACAGCATCTCAAGATTGAATGATAACTTGGACTGACAAGACACAGCTACCTAAATAATATTGAATATCACTAGTGAAACTTAGCATTTCCAAACGACTTCTTTGCATTATACAAAAGAATGATGGGTTGCCTTGTCATCTTCCTTATGTCAACAAGATAGACTTTTCCTATAACTATCAGACTTAAAATAATAACTCATCTCAAAGTTAATGGCAATCCTTCATTTGAAGTTAGCAAGTAAATTACATTTCTAAGATCTTGCCAGCAACAAGATGTTAATTTAAGCAAGAAGGGTGTGACAGACTGCCGCATCTTTACTAGTTCATTAATCAAATTAACAATATATGTTTAGCAATAtgcttgtcaacttttgatagaaatCATAAACCTAACTGATATACTAGATCAAACAAGGTAGCCATGCTAGAGTCCATCAGTCCATCATGTCGTAATCATGGTAAAGGAGACTTCCAAGGAAAGAGTATGGATCATAAGAAAAATGAAAACCAAAATATTATAGAACAaaaaaaattccaacttgctttaAAGAATTAAAGTACAAGGTGTTCTTCAAATAATTGGCAACCAAGAGCAAAAATCTTTATGCGTAACTATTAAACAACCAAAGAAAGGAAGTTTAAAGCAAAACAAGAGCATACAAAAACCTTGTCATCCTGCTactttaaaactttatgtaaatcAAACCTAATATAGCATTAAAGAAGAAGCAGCCCCAAAAACACTAAGGATAACAAGATTAAAGAAATTTCCGGTCGCAAAATCCCAAATTGCTACGGGGCACAAAAGCGTGCTTCAAATAAATTAACTCCAAAAAAGGTCAAATTTTTAATATCACCCACCAAAAAGAAGCGATCTTTAATTTCTAGTCTAAGCAAAACCATAGCATCTAATCTTTCTAATCAACACAGATccttatataaaaataaagaggTCAAACGGAAGGAGGGTTGACCTGGGGCGCGGGGCCTTTCGAGCACGATCTCCTCGGTGGATACCATGGTGAGGCGGCTGCCGACGTCCTCGTGGACGGCGTCGCCGAATTTGGCCCAAGAGCGGCGCTCGAGGGCACGCTTGCTGAGGCGGGCGCGGGCGAGCTTGCGGACGCGGGTGGTGGTGGTGACCTTTACCTTGTTCCCCTCCTCGTCGAACCGATACTGGATCGTCTTCTTCACCCCGTTCTCGTCCGGCCCCAACACTACCGGCGGCGGAAGCAGAAAATCCAAGTCCCCCCCgtcatcctcctcctccagctCCCCCCACCGGAGCTTCTGCGGCGGCGCCGCcatctccttcctccccttcttcttaGCCGGGAGCCAACAGCCTTTCTGATACTAGGCAGGTTAGGCCCCCGCTTATCTCACCCCTCTCCAGCCGTCGCTCTCCGGGCCTAGGAAAGCATAGACGGCTGTGATGCTGCATCCAATTTCCCCTTTTtcctattttatttatattatggaatatggaTGATACGATTCTACTTAACTTATGTTgtgctctcttccttctctcgttTGAGtttggaggatttttttttttaatattatttttttaatacttattttcAAATTTAAGCCTTCTCATCTTACTTCCCAAAATACGAAAGAGGCAGTGAGTCGGCTGCCACATCACAAAATCGTGTTTTGAATCTATGGTTTCAAGATGACATGGCAggctaataaaaaattatatgttcaagatacaattttttaaaatcataggCCAAACATGCGATTTCAGtttgatttcaaatttaaaatgaaATTGCATCTTAAAGGtgcgattttttttttcctctttgtaTCAAAGGGCCAGCGCAGGCGGAGGACATGCGGGTGTGGAATGGACAGTGATGGCCTGGACATCGTGAGAGGAGAGGGAGGCGGTAAGGAAGAGAGGTCCATGGCAGCATCACAGATGGGGTGTCCTGTATGTCGTGATTGGGGAGGGAGGCGATGAAGTGGCACGGACGGTGGTTTTTCGGCCCCAAGCCCGTAAGTGTTCCATcctcagtaaaaaaaaaaaaagaaaaaaaaaaggaaaaaaatgcccTGTGACACCCCCATGCCCCCTGCACTGCACCCCACACAACCCATGGCTTGGTGAGCCCCCCAACCCTACGGGGATCCCTCCTTCTCTCAGGGCCCAGCGAAGCCCGCAACCCACGGCCCTCGCGGCTTCGCATGAACCTCCCCCCCTCCACCCACCTCCGACCTCGGTGTCTGCACCCCATGCCCCCCACGGTCCTCGCTCGTCACTTCTCCATGGTCCCCCATGCCCCCCATGCCTCACCCCATATCTCCCGCAGCTCGGCACCCTCTTTCCCCTAGCCTTAATAAAGCCTGCACCTCACGACTTTATGCGACCCTCCCCTCCCTCTGACCTTGACGAAGCTTGCACTCCATTGCTCCTCTGTA
Above is a genomic segment from Elaeis guineensis isolate ETL-2024a chromosome 1, EG11, whole genome shotgun sequence containing:
- the LOC105039594 gene encoding uncharacterized protein, producing MAAPPQKLRWGELEEEDDGGDLDFLLPPPVVLGPDENGVKKTIQYRFDEEGNKVKVTTTTRVRKLARARLSKRALERRSWAKFGDAVHEDVGSRLTMVSTEEIVLERPRAPGSKAEETNIAGDVLAAAGKAGAVLMVCRTCGKKGDHWTSKCPYKDLAPQTDGFIDKSLGPENAASASGTSKGTYVPPGMRGGDRSGVEMKRRDENSVRVTNLSEDTREPDLLELFRAFGPVSRVYVAVDQKTGVSRGFGFVNFIHREDAERAINKLNGYGYDNLILRVEWATPRPN